The proteins below come from a single Chrysoperla carnea chromosome 1, inChrCarn1.1, whole genome shotgun sequence genomic window:
- the LOC123295500 gene encoding uncharacterized protein LOC123295500 has product MVTWMCYGWKNFKEEIISRFAGALFTTLLPPIHILTLWYFWSQYSRRVDKINCSCSCWDTVFKGTYESGIASYKHFYFNATNNTFKIWLIASCGILILYETLRHLVTLMLRHKLRYSMAILFLSSIFPHYYSWWIYMNYYNDEFYSQWLHQTFFTITELLSTIYVIHLANKDSCVTSRKVMLIVGIALVHIFSSAGDQFIFNVIRGQGYSHQIVRDLSFMVPDILHLLLPIWLLRHTRRKYVSLIGPRSYWCDSHLRRDIALTLILVSFGVLFCSWL; this is encoded by the exons ATGGTAACGTGGATGTGTTATGGATGGAAGAATTTTAAGGAGGAAATAATATCACGATTTGCTGGTGCATTATTTACAACATTATTGCCACCGATACATATATTAACGTTATGGTATTTTTGGTCACAATATTCACGGCGTGTTGACAAGATAAATTGTTCATGTTCGTGTTGGGATACCGTTTTTAAAG GTACATATGAATCGGGCATTGCatcatataaacatttttattttaatgcaaccaataatacatttaaaatatggcTAATTGCATCGTGtggtatattaatattatacgaAACACTACGTCATTTAGTTACATTAATGTTACGACATAAATTACGATATTCAATGGCAATActatttttatcatcaatatttccacATTATTATTCATGGTggatttatatgaattattataacGATGAATTCTATTCACAATGGTTacatcaaacattttttacaattactgAATTGTTATCAACGATATATGTTATACATTTAGCGAATAAGGATTCATGTGTTACGTCACGTAAAGTCATGTTAATTGTGGGAATTGCACTTGTACATATATTTAGTAGCGCTGgtgatcaatttatttttaatgttatacgtGGTCAAGGGTATTCCCATCAG attGTTCGTGATTTAAGTTTTATGGTACCTGATATTTTGCATCTATTGCTTCCAATTTGGCTGTTACGACATACAAGACGGAAGTATGTATCGTTAATTGGCCCGCGATCATATTGGTGCGATAGTCATTTACGACGAGATATTgcattaacattaattttagtaAGTTTCGGAGTACTATTTTGTTCATGgctgtaa